The candidate division TA06 bacterium genome has a window encoding:
- a CDS encoding dihydroorotate dehydrogenase-like protein has translation MDLSAKYMGLRLRNPLIVASCSLTNSCEGVRRCADAGAGAVVLKSLFEEQIEAQSKELVEGQSWLYGHPEAFDYARQMSMELGSREYLKLIEEAKKAVDIPIIASLNCITPRWWVDYAKQIEISGADALELNISLMPSDPDRTSQDIESLYLKIFEGVKAHIAIPIAVKIGPYFTSMARMAEEFGRRGASALVLFNRFYRLDVDIENLRLTQGYRFSSPQEINLSLRWIALLADRINCELAASTGVHDGDGVIKQLLAGASVVELCSTLYLNGLEQLDRILKDVEGWTKKHGFDSLDQIRGKLSQMQSDKPELYERLQYIKALSATE, from the coding sequence GTGGACCTTTCTGCTAAATACATGGGCCTGCGTCTACGCAATCCCCTCATAGTGGCAAGTTGCAGCCTGACAAACAGCTGTGAAGGCGTTCGTCGTTGCGCCGATGCTGGCGCTGGCGCTGTCGTGCTCAAGTCTCTGTTTGAGGAGCAAATAGAAGCACAGAGCAAGGAATTAGTGGAGGGACAATCGTGGTTGTACGGGCATCCAGAGGCGTTCGATTATGCCAGACAAATGAGTATGGAACTCGGCTCACGCGAATATCTAAAGCTGATAGAGGAGGCAAAGAAAGCCGTTGATATCCCCATAATAGCCAGCCTTAACTGCATAACGCCCAGATGGTGGGTGGATTACGCCAAGCAGATTGAGATCTCTGGTGCTGACGCCCTGGAGCTAAATATATCGCTCATGCCGAGCGATCCTGATCGGACAAGCCAGGACATCGAAAGCCTCTACCTTAAGATATTTGAGGGAGTGAAGGCCCACATTGCGATTCCTATTGCTGTTAAGATTGGTCCCTATTTTACTTCCATGGCACGAATGGCTGAGGAATTTGGCAGGCGCGGCGCCTCTGCTCTGGTCCTCTTCAACCGCTTCTACCGACTTGACGTTGACATCGAGAATCTCAGGCTCACACAAGGGTACCGGTTCAGCTCACCGCAGGAGATCAACCTGAGTTTACGCTGGATTGCCCTGCTCGCCGACCGCATAAACTGTGAACTTGCGGCTTCGACCGGCGTTCACGATGGAGACGGAGTTATCAAACAGTTGTTGGCGGGGGCGTCAGTTGTAGAGCTCTGCTCTACGCTGTACCTTAATGGGTTGGAACAACTTGACAGGATACTCAAAGATGTGGAAGGGTGGACGAAGAAACATGGTTTTGATTCCCTCGACCAAATACGAGGTAAGCTGAGCCAAATGCAGAGTGACAAACCTGAGTTATACGAACGACTCCAATACATCAAGGCTCTGTCCGCCACCGAGTAG